From a region of the Panicum virgatum strain AP13 chromosome 2K, P.virgatum_v5, whole genome shotgun sequence genome:
- the LOC120695224 gene encoding uncharacterized protein LOC120695224: protein MVLVQSSSSSLRERLLSYGDSKVIIQQVNKDWDCTQEKMEAYCKEIHKLEAHFYGLEFHHFLWDYNVVADVLSKRALIPVGVFVQALNSPTIKIKEERTTMPDLAPALCQEVLVADPDWRAPILDFNINNKSYPKDKEHKRLARRAANYVVIRTELFRHPASSGTLSKCMS, encoded by the exons ATGGTGCTGGTGCAGTCATCCTCTTCATCTCTCCGAGAG AGGCTCCTCTCCTACGGTGACTCCAAAGTCATCATCCAACAAGTCAACAAGGATTGGGACTGCACTCAGGAAAAGATGGAAGCCTACTGCAAGGAGATACATAAGCTCGAGGCCCACTTCTATGGCCTAGAATTCCACCACTTCCTATGGGACTACAACGTGGTAGCTGATGTACTCTCCAAGCGGGCACTCATCCCGGTTGGAGTCTTCGTGCAAGCCCTCAACTCCCCCACTATCAAGATCAAAGAGGAACGTACCACTATGCCTGACCTAGCGCCAGCCCTATGTCAGGAAGTACTGGTCGCCGACCCAGATTGGCGAGCCCCGATACTCGATTTCAACATCAACAACAAGTCCTATCCAAAGGACAAGGAGCACAAGCGACTTGCCCGCCGAGCTGCAAACTACGTCGTCATCAGAACCGAGTTGTTCAGGCACCCGGCCTCCTCTGGAACCCTTTCCAAGTGCATGTCCTAG